ATGCCAGAAACGACAGCGCAATCTCAGCGCTGACCGAGATCTTTCTTTTTGTCAAAAAGTAATAAGCTCCCCAGCTTCGTTTAATGGTCCCGAACGGGTGCTCTACGATCATCTGCCGCAGTTTGTACTTGTCCATATTCAGCGCTGTCTGCAAGTCAATCGTATCCAGAAAATCCTGAT
The Bacillota bacterium genome window above contains:
- a CDS encoding transposase; amino-acid sequence: QDFLDTIDLQTALNMDKYKLRQMIVEHPFGTIKRSWGAYYFLTKRKISVSAEIALSFLAYNLKRVMSILGNQEILRRLRERRKPVLV